Proteins found in one Saccharomyces kudriavzevii IFO 1802 strain IFO1802 genome assembly, chromosome: 11 genomic segment:
- the FAS1 gene encoding tetrafunctional fatty acid synthase subunit FAS1 (similar to Saccharomyces cerevisiae FAS1 (YKL182W); ancestral locus Anc_4.280), translating to MDAYSTRPLTLSHGSLEHVLLVPTASFFIASQLQEQFNKILPEPTEGFAADDEPTTPAELVGKFLGYVSSLVEPSKVGQFDQVLNLCLTEFENCYLEGNDIHALAAKLLKENDTTLVKTKELIKNYITARIMAKRPFDKKSNSALFNAVSEGNAQLVAIFGGQGNTDDYFEELRDQYQTYHVLVGDLIKFSAETLSELIRNTLDAEKVFTQGLNILEWLETPSNTPDKDYLLSIPISCPLIGVIQLAHYVITAKLLGFTPGELRSYLKGATGHSQGLVTAVAIAETDSWESFFASVRKAITVLFFIGVRCYEAYPNTSLPPSILEDSLENNEGVPSPMLSISNLTQEQVQDYVNKTNSHLPAGKQVEISLVNGAKNLVVSGPPQSLYGLNLTLRKAKAPSGLDQSRIPFSERKLKFSNRFLPVASPFHSHLLVPASDLINKDLIKNSVSFEAKDIQIPVYDTFDGSDLRALSGSISERIVDCIIRLPVQWETTTQFKTTHILDFGPGGASGLGVLTHRNKDGTGVRVIVAGTLDINPEDDYGFKQEIFDVTSNGLKKNPNWLEEYHPKLIKNKSGKVFVETKFSKLIGRPPLLVPGMTPCTVSPDFVAATTNAGYTIELAGGGYFSAAGMTAAIDSVVSQIEKGSTFGINLIYVNPFMLQWGIPLIKELRAKGYPIQFLTIGAGVPSLEVASEYIETLGLKYLGLKPGSIDAISQVINIAKAHPNFPIALQWTGGRGGGHHSFEDAHTPMLQMYSKIRRHPNIMLIFGSGFGSADDTYPYLTGEWSTKFDYPPMPFDGFLFGSRVMIAKEVKTSPDAKKCIAACTGVTDDKWEQTYKKPTGGIVTVRSEMGEPIHKIATRGVMLWKEFDETIFNLPKNKLLPTLEAKRDYIISRLNADFQKPWFATVNGEARDLATMTYKEVAKRLVELMFIRSTNSWFDATWRTFTGDFLRRVEERFTKSKTLSLIQSYSLLDKPDEAIEKVFNAYPAAKEQFLNAQDIDHFLSMCQNPMQKPVPFVPVLDRRFEIFFKKDSLWQSEHLEAVVDQDVQRTCILHGPVAAQFTKIIDEPIKNIMDGIHDGHIKKLLHQYYGDDESKIPAVEYFGGESPVDVQSEVDSSSVSEDSAIFKATSSTDEESWFKALAGSEITWKHASFLCSFITQDKMFVSNPIREVFKPSQGMVVEISNGKTPSKTVVTLSEPVQDELKPTVVLKLLEDSLIQMEMIENRTMDGKPVSLSLLYNFNPDNGFAPISEVMEDRNQRIKEMYWKLWIDEPFNLDFDPRDVIKAKDFEITAKEVYDFTHAVGNNCEDFVSRPGRTILAPMDFAIVVGWRAIIKAIFPNTVDGDLLKLVHLSNGYKMISGAKPLQVGDVVSTTAVIESVVNQPTGKIVDVVGTLSRNGKPVMEVTSSFFYRGNYTDFENTFQKTVEPVYQMHIKTSKDIAVLRSKEWFQLDDEEFELLNKTLTFETETEVTFKSANVFSSVKCFGPIKMELPTKETVEIGIVDYEAGASHGNPVVDFLKRNGSTLEQKVNLENPIPIAVLDSYTPSTNEPYARVSGDLNPIHVSRHFASYANLPGTITHGMFSSASVRALIENWAADSVSSRVRGYTCQFVDMVLPNTALKTSIQHVGMINGRKLIKFETRNEEDVVVLAGEAEIEQPVTTFVFTGQGSQEQGMGMDLYKTSKAAQDVWNRADNHFKNTYGFSILDIVINNPVNLTIHFGGEKGKKIRDNYSAMIFETIVDGKLKTEKIFKEIDEHSTSFTFRSANGLLSATQFTQPALTLMEKAAFEDLKSKGLIPVDATFAGHSLGEYAALASLADVMSIESLVEVVFYRGMTMQVAVARDELGRSNYGMIAINPGRVAATFSQEALQYVVERVGKRTGWLVEIVNYNVENQQYVAAGDLRALDTVTNVLNFIKLQKIDIIELQKSLSLEKVEGHLFEIIDEASKKSAVKPRPLQLERGFACIPLLGISVPFHSTYLMNGVKPFKSFLKKNIIKENVKVARLAGKYIPNLTAKPFQVTKEYFQDVYDLTGSEPIKEIIDNWEKYEQS from the coding sequence ATGGATGCTTATTCCACAAGACCACTAACCCTATCTCACGGTTCTTTGGAGCACGTGCTACTGGTGCCAACCgcttcatttttcattgcttCGCAATTACAAGAACAATTCAATAAGATTCTGCCTGAACCCACCGAAGGGTTTGCTGCAGACGACGAGCCTACCACACCTGCTGAACTAGTGGGGAAGTTCCTTGGCTACGTATCTTCTTTGGTCGAACCTTCCAAGGTTGGTCAATTCGACCAAGTGTTGAATCTCTGCTTGACAGAATTCGAAAACTGTTATTTAGAAGGCAATGACATTCATGCCTTGGCCGCTAAATtattaaaggaaaacgaCACAACCCTAGTAAAGACCAAAGAGCTCATTAAAAACTATATCACTGCCAGAATAATGGCCAAGAGACCATttgacaaaaaatcaaattccGCTCTTTTTAACGCCGTCAGCGAGGGTAACGCACAATTAGTAGCAATTTTCGGTGGTCAAGGTAACACCGACGATTACTTCGAAGAATTGCGTGATCAATATCAGACTTATCACGTCTTAGTGGGTGACCTGATCAAATTCTCTGCTGAAACTTTAAGTGAACTGATTAGAAACACCTTGGATGCTGAAAAAGTCTTTACTCAAGGTTTAAACATATTGGAATGGTTAGAAACCCCTTCAAATACCCCAGACAAGGACTACTTACTATCTATTCCTATCTCATGTCCCTTAATTGGTGTCATTCAATTAGCTCACTACGTCATCACTGCCAAGCTTTTGGGTTTCACTCCAGGCGAGTTAAGATCTTATTTAAAAGGTGCTACAGGTCATTCCCAAGGTTTAGTTACCGCTGTCGCCATAGCTGAAACAGATTCTTGGGAATCCTTCTTCGCCTCCGTAAGAAAGGCTATCACTGTGTTATTCTTTATCGGTGTTCGTTGTTACGAGGCATATCCAAACACTTCGTTGCCACCATCCATTTTGGAGGATTCTCtggaaaacaatgaagGTGTTCCATCTCCAATGCTATCCATTTCTAACTTAACTCAAGAGCAAGTTCAAGACTACGTAAATAAGACCAACTCTCATTTGCCCGCAGGCAAACAagttgaaatttctttagtCAACGGGGCCAAAAATTTGGTCGTATCAGGTCCACCACAATCGCTATATGGTTTGAACTTAACTCTAAGAAAGGCTAAGGCCCCATCTGGATTGGATCAATCAAGAATTCCATTcagtgaaagaaaattgaagttCTCTAATAGGTTCTTACCTGTTGCATCTCCATTCCATTCTCATCTGCTAGTTCCTGCTTCGGATTTAATCAACAAAGATTTAATCAAAAACAGTGTCAGCTTCGAGGCCAAAGACATTCAAATTCCAGTTTACGACACTTTCGACGGTTCAGATTTAAGAGCTCTTTCAGGCTCTATTTCAGAGAGAATTGTCGACTGCATCATTAGATTACCTGTCCAATGGGAAACTACGACACAATTCAAAACCACCCACATACTAGATTTCGGTCCAGGTGGTGCTTCTGGTTTAGGTGTCTTAACTCATCGTAATAAGGATGGAACTGGTGTTCGTGTTATCGTTGCTGGTACTCTAGACATTAACCCAGAGGATGATTACGGATTCAAGCAAGAGATCTTCGACGTGACTAGTAACggtttgaagaaaaatccaaaCTGGTTGGAAGAATACCATCCAAAGttaatcaagaataaatCAGGCAAAGTTTTCGTTGAAACCAAATTCTCTAAATTAATTGGTAGACCTCCTTTATTAGTTCCTGGTATGACTCCATGTACTGTTTCACCAGATTTCGTCGCTGCTACTACTAATGCTGGTTACACCATTGAATTAGCAGGTGGTGGTTACTTCTCAGCAGCAGGTATGACTGCCGCTATTGATTCTGTAGTTTCACAAATAGAAAAGGGTAGTACTTTCGGTATCAATTTGATTTATGTCAATCCATTCATGTTGCAATGGGGTATTCCATTAATCAAAGAACTAAGAGCTAAGGGTTACCCAATCCAATTCTTGACCATTGGTGCTGGTGTTCCATCTTTGGAAGTTGCCAGTGAATACATAGAAACATTAggtttgaaatatttgggTTTGAAACCAGGTTCCATCGATGCCATTTCTCAAGTCATCAACATTGCTAAGGCTCATCCAAATTTCCCAATTGCTTTACAATGGACTGGTGGTAGAGGTGGTGGTCATCATTCTTTCGAAGATGCCCACACTCCAATGTTACAAATGTACTCCAAGATTAGAAGACATCCAAACATCATGTTGATCTTCGGTTCCGGTTTTGGCTCCGCTGATGATACTTACCCATATTTAACTGGTGAATGGTCCACAAAGTTCGATTATCCACCAATGCCTTTCGACGGTTTCCTATTTGGTTCCAGGGTTATGATTGCCAAAGAGGTGAAAACTTCCCCTGATGCCAAGAAGTGCATCGCTGCTTGTACCGGTGTTACCGATGATAAGTGGGAACAAACTTACAAGAAGCCAACTGGTGGTATTGTGACCGTTCGTTCTGAAATGGGTGAACCAATTCATAAAATTGCCACCCGTGGTGTTATGCTATGGAAAGAGTTTGATGAAACCATCTTCAACCTACCAAAGAACAAACTACTGCCAACTTTGGAAGCAAAGAGGGATTACATCATTTCCAGACTGAATGCGGATTTCCAAAAGCCATGGTTTGCTACAGTCAACGGCGAAGCTCGTGACCTCGCTACTATGACTTACAAAGAAGTTGCAAAGAGATTAGTAGAATTAATGTTCATCAGATCCACCAACTCTTGGTTTGATGCTACTTGGAGAACCTTCACTGGGGACTTCCTACGTCGTGTTGAAGAGCGTTTCACTAAGAGCAAAACGTTATCTCTAATTCAATCCTACTCTCTATTAGATAAACCTGATGAGgctattgaaaaagttttcaatGCTTATCCTGCCGCCAAGGAACAATTCTTAAACGCGCAAGATATTGATCACTTTTTGAGCATGTGCCAAAACCCAATGCAAAAGCCCGTTCCATTTGTCCCAGTTTTGGATCGtagatttgaaatcttctTTAAGAAGGATTCATTGTGGCAATCTGAACACTTGGAAGCCGTTGTTGACCAAGATGTTCAAAGAACATGTATCTTGCATGGTCCCGTTGCAGCACAGTTCACTAAGATCATAGATGAACCGattaaaaatatcatgGATGGTATTCATGACGGTCACATCAAGAAGTTACTACATCAATACTATGGTGACGATGAATCGAAGATTCCAGCTGTTGAGTACTTCGGTGGTGAAAGCCCTGTGGACGTTCAAAGTGAAGTTGATTCTTCCTCCGTATCTGAAGACTCAGCTATTTTCAAGGCAACCTCTTCTACAGATGAGGAAAGTTGGTTCAAAGCTTTGGCTGGATCTGAAATTACCTGGAAGCACGCTAGTTTCCTATGTTCTTTCATTACCCAAGATAAAATGTTTGTTTCTAACCCGATTAGAGAAGTCTTCAAGCCAAGCCAAGGAATGGTTGTTGAAATTTCTAACGGTAAGACTCCTTCCAAAACAGTTGTCACTCTTTCAGAGCCTGTCCAAGATGAATTGAAACCAACTGTTGTATTAAAGTTATTGGAGGATAGCTTGATTCAAATGGAAATGATTGAAAACAGGACCATGGACGGTAAACCTGTTAGCTTGTCATTGTTATACAACTTCAATCCAGACAATGGTTTTGCTCCAATTTCTGAAGTTATGGAAGACAGAAACcaaagaatcaaagaaatgtaCTGGAAGTTATGGATTGATGAGCCTTTCAATTTGGACTTTGACCCAAGAGATGTCATCAAGGCTAAAGATTTCGAGATTACTGCTAAAGAGGTGTATGATTTTACTCACGCTGTCGGAAACAATTGTGAAGACTTTGTTTCTAGGCCTGGTAGAACAATATTGGCTCCAATGGACTTTGCCATCGTTGTTGGATGGAGAGCTATTATTAAGGCCATTTTCCCCAACACAGTTGATGGTGACCTATTGAAATTGGTGCATTTGTCCAATGGTTACAAGATGATTTCCGGTGCTAAGCCATTGCAAGTTGGTGATGTTGTTTCAACTACTGCTGTCATTGAATCTGTTGTCAACCAACCTACAGGAAAAATTGTCGATGTTGTAGGCACGTTGTCTAGAAATGGTAAGCCGGTTATGGAAGTCACTTCCTCTTTCTTCTACAGAGGTAACTACACTGACTTTGAGAACACTTTCCAAAAGACTGTTGAGCCTGTATACCAGATGCATATTAAAACTTCTAAAGATATCGCCGTTTTGCGTTCCAAGGAATGGTTCCAAttggatgatgaagaatttgaactATTAAACAAAACTTTGACTTTCGAAACCGAAACTGAAGTAACCTTCAAGAGTGCCAAcgtcttttcttcagtgAAGTGTTTTGGTCCAATCAAAATGGAATTGCCAACTAAAGAAACCGTAGAAATCGGTATTGTTGATTACGAAGCAGGTGCTTCTCACGGTAACCCAGTCGTtgactttttgaaaagaaacggTTCTACTTTAGAACAAAAGGTTAATTTAGAAAATCCTATTCCAATTGCTGTTCTTGATTCATACACTCCAAGTACCAATGAACCATATGCTAGAGTTTCTGGTGATTTGAATCCAATTCACGTTTCACGTCATTTCGCTTCTTACGCAAACTTACCAGGTACCATTACTCATGGtatgttttcttctgcCTCCGTCCGTGCTTTGATCGAAAACTGGGCTGCTGACAGTGTTTCATCCAGAGTCCGTGGTTACACTTGTCAGTTTGTTGACATGGTTTTGCCTAACACTGCTTTAAAAACCTCTATCCAACATGTTGGTATGATCAACGGTagaaaattgataaaattcGAAACCAGAAATGAAGAGGACGTTGTGGTATTGGCTGGTGAAGCTGAAATTGAACAACCTGTTACTACTTTTGTCTTCACTGGTCAAGGTTCTCAAGAGCAAGGTATGGGTATGGACTTATACAAGACTTCTAAAGCTGCTCAAGACGTTTGGAATAGAGCCGACAACCACTTCAAGAACACTTACGGTTTCTCTATCCTAGACATTGTTATTAACAACCCAGTTAACTTGACAATCCATTTCGGTGGTGAAAAGGGTAAAAAGATTAGAGATAATTACTCTGCTAtgatttttgaaaccaTCGTCGATGGGAAATTGAagactgaaaaaattttcaaggaAATCGATGAGCACTCTACTTCTTTCACATTTAGATCTGCAAACGGTTTGTTGTCTGCTACTCAGTTTACACAGCCAGCTTTAACCTTGATGGAAAAGGCTGCCTTcgaagatttgaaatcaaaggGGTTGATTCCTGTTGATGCTACTTTTGCTGGTCACTCTTTGGGTGAATATGCTGCTTTAGCCTCTTTGGCCGATGTTATGTCTATTGAATCTTTAGTCGAAGTTGTGTTTTACAGAGGTATGACTATGCAAGTCGCTGTTGCAAGAGACGAGTTGGGTAGATCCAACTACGGTATGATTGCTATCAATCCAGGAAGAGTCGCCGCAACATTTTCTCAAGAAGCTTTACAATATGTCGTTGAAAGAGTCGGTAAGAGAACTGGTTGGTTGGTTGAAATCGTCAACTATaatgttgaaaatcaacaatatGTTGCAGCTGGTGATCTAAGAGCTTTAGACACTGTTACTAACGTTTTGAACTTCATTAAATTACAAAAGATTGATATCATTGAATTGCAAAAATCTTtatctttggaaaaggTTGAAGGTCACTTGTTTGAAATCATTGACGAAGCCTCCAAGAAATCCGCTGTTAAGCCTCGTCCACTTCAGTTGGAGAGAGGGTTTGCTTGTATTCCTTTACTTGGTATATCCGTTCCTTTCCATTCCACTTACTTGATGAATGGTGTAAAACCATTCAAgagtttcttgaaaaagaatatcatAAAGGAAAACGTGAAGGTTGCCAGGTTAGCTGGCAAGTATATTCCAAACTTGACTGCAAAGCCATTCCAAGTTACTAAGGAATACTTCCAAGATGTTTATGATTTGACTGGCTCAGAACCAATCAAGGAAATTATAGACAATTGGGAAAAATATGAACAATCCTAA
- the PRS1 gene encoding ribose phosphate diphosphokinase subunit PRS1 (similar to Saccharomyces cerevisiae PRS1 (YKL181W); ancestral locus Anc_4.278): protein MRKCKIFVGNSHPELGNMVCQRLGIEPAPCTLKKFANGETSVQIGASVRDEDVYVIQSGSPSINDDIMELLILVSACRGGSARKITAVIPQFPYSKQCKMKKHRGAITARMLANLLVMAGADHVVSMDLHASQMQGFFTKPVDNLYGGPSLAKWIRENVEDYEDAVVVSKNPGGTKRVTALADSLKINFAMIHTDRRRSKDLYSQNKDLQQLKLRKQSMLRKNRPIVRQGDHPNEEENIILSNGIQTARIRNGHVIGDDEADDDEDAILESDSELHSIDALDSHGLGGTYDAVDSEDEEEIPVLYREQLITLVGNVRGRSAIILDDMIDRPGSFISAAEHLVQNCGAKKVYVVATHGIFTGDCLEELEKSDAIDTIVATNTYPISSERIAGSKKLVTIDVSPIFAECIRRDHYGESISVLFDSLAAL from the coding sequence ATGCGTAAGtgtaaaatttttgttGGTAACTCTCACCCAGAGTTAGGCAACATGGTTTGTCAAAGATTAGGCATTGAACCAGCTCCATGtacattaaaaaaattcgcAAATGGCGAAACCTCAGTTCAAATTGGTGCATCTGTTCGTGACGAGGATGTGTATGTCATTCAGTCCGGTTCTCCATCTATCAATGATGACATTATGGAACTCTTGATTTTGGTCTCTGCCTGCAGGGGTGGGTCTGCAAGGAAAATTACAGCGGTCATTCCCCAATTTCCTTACTCCAAGCAATGtaaaatgaagaagcaTAGAGGCGCTATTACTGCAAGAATGTTGGCCAATTTATTGGTGATGGCCGGTGCCGATCATGTTGTATCCATGGATCTCCATGCTTCTCAAATGCAAGGTTTCTTTACCAAGCCAGTTGACAACCTATATGGGGGTCCAAGCTTGGCTAAGTGGATAAGAGAAAATGTTGAGGACTATGAAGATGCAGTAGTTGTCTCTAAGAATCCAGGGGGTACTAAAAGAGTTACAGCTCTTGCGGATTCTCTTAAAATTAACTTTGCTATGATCCACACCGATCGTCGTCGTTCTAAGGATCTGTATTCTCAAAACAAAGATTTGCAGCAATTGAAGTTGAGAAAGCAATCAATgttaagaaaaaacagaCCGATTGTTAGACAGGGTGATCATCCAAacgaggaagaaaatattatatTAAGTAATGGTATTCAAACTGCCAGGATCCGTAACGGCCATGTTATTGGGGACGACGAGGCAGATGACGACGAGGACGCTATCTTGGAATCTGACAGTGAGCTGCATTCTATCGATGCCTTAGACTCACATGGGTTAGGGGGTACGTACGATGCTGTTGActctgaagatgaagaagaaattccaGTTCTCTATAGAGAACAATTGATTACATTGGTAGGGAACGTCCGTGGTCGTTCTGCAATCATTCTAGATGATATGATCGATAGGCCGGGTTCATTCATTAGTGCTGCTGAACATTTGGTCCAAAATTGTGGTGCCAAGAAGGTTTATGTTGTGGCCACTCATGGTATATTCACGGGTGACTGTTTGGAAGAACTAGAAAAGTCTGATGCCATTGACACCATTGTAGCCACAAACACATACCCTATTTCTAGCGAACGCATAGCTGGGTCCAAGAAATTGGTCACTATCGATGTTTCTCCAATTTTTGCAGAATGTATTCGTCGTGATCATTATGGTGAAAGTATTTCCGTTTTGTTTGACTCTTTAGCAGCTTTGTAA
- the RPL17A gene encoding 60S ribosomal protein uL22 (similar to Saccharomyces cerevisiae RPL17B (YJL177W) and RPL17A (YKL180W); ancestral locus Anc_1.161), whose translation MARYGATSTNPAKSASARGSYLRVSFKNTRETAQAINGWELTKAQKYLDQVLEHQRAIPFRRFNSSIGRTAQGKEFGVTKARWPAKSVKFVQGLLQNAAANAEAKGLDATRLFVSHIQVNQAPKQRRRTYRAHGRINKYESSPSHIELVVTEKEEAVAKAAEKKAVRLTSRQRGRIAAQKRIAA comes from the exons ATGGCTAGATACGGTGCTACCTCCACTAACCCTGCTAAATCCGCTTCTGCTCGTGGTTCCTACTTGCGtgtttctttcaagaacACCAGAGAAACTGCTCAAGCTATCAACGGTTGGGAATTGACCAAGGCTCAAAAATACTTGGACCAAGTTTTGGAACATCAAAGAGCTATTCCTTTCAGAAGATTTAACTCTTCCATCGGTAGAACCGCTCAAGGTAAGGAATTCGGTGTCACCAAGGCCAGATGGCCAGCTAAGTCTGTTAAGTTCGTCCAAGGTTTGTTGCAAAATGCTGCTGCCAACGCTGAA GCTAAAGGTTTAGATGCCACTAGATTGTTCGTTTCTCATATCCAAGTTAACCAAGCTCCAaagcaaagaagaagaacttaCAGAGCTCATGGTAGAATCAACAAGTACGAATCTTCTCCATCCCACATTGAATTAGTTGTCactgaaaaggaagaagccGTCGCCAAGGCTGCTGAAAAGAAGGCCGTCAGATTGACTTCTAGACAAAGAGGTAGAATTGCCGCCCAAAAGCGTATCGCTGCTTAA
- the COY1 gene encoding CCAAT displacement transcription factor COY1 (similar to Saccharomyces cerevisiae COY1 (YKL179C); ancestral locus Anc_1.162), whose amino-acid sequence MDTSVYSHALDIWAKADLTNLQKDLDADVIEIKDKETQSLNSRKYLATETKKFKKLESEEKLNNVNKIIKQYQREIDNLTQRSKFSEKVLFDVYEKLSEAPDPQPLLQSSLEKLSKIDDSKELKEKISYLEDKLAKYADYETLKSRLLDLEQSSAKTLAKRLTAKTQEINSTWEEKGRNWKERETDLLKQLTNVQEQNKALEAKISKNIDIETNGEKGEYTQNNLEEMATKIAEYNLITQELGSTQARIYQLEKRNEELSGALAKATSEAEKESELHAKELKLNQLESENALLSASYEQERKLTSHAISELRGQLNGIMAESESYKSELETVRRKLNNYSDYNKIKEELSALKKIEFGVNEDNSDSDIDPENKNDNTIESSLLSANRKLQASLAEYRSKSTAQEEERAQLKKAVDQLKQQITTLEEANEKLEMDLEKVENVDPQFNDAVSMMSGATRQINNRTFHRLSPTSSIVGIPEEGEPTGNHSTILPIVTKQRDRFRSRNLDLEKQLRQGSSEKGKLKLEISKLKGDNTKLYERIRYLQACNGSNTPVIPRPESIDVESQYSRVYEESLHPIANFRQNELNHYKNKKLSALEKLFLSFSKVILQNKTTRMVFLFYCIGLHGLVFMMSMYVINLSGYMTPEVGIVQSARSSASANGGLGTAGKLAAGADSVPGIN is encoded by the coding sequence ATGGACACGTCAGTATATTCTCATGCCTTGGATATCTGGGCCAAGGCAGACTTGACTAATCTTCAAAAGGATTTAGATGCTGATGTTATAGAGATTAAGGATAAAGAAACCCAGTCGTTGAATTCCAGAAAATATTTAGCCACTGAGactaaaaaattcaagaagctTGAATCCGAGgagaaattgaacaatGTAAATAAAATCATCAAGCAATATCAACGTGAAATTGATAATCTGACACAGagatcaaaattttctgaaaaggTTCTATTTGACGTTTACGAAAAGCTTTCTGAGGCTCCCGACCCTCAGCCCTTACTGCAAAGTtcattggaaaaattgagCAAAATTGACGATTCAAAGGaactcaaagaaaaaataagctACCTGGAAGACAAGCTTGCCAAATATGCTGATTATGAAACTTTAAAATCAAGGCTATTGGACCTAGAACAAAGCTCAGCGAAAACATTAGCCAAGAGGTTAACAGCTAAAACCCAAGAAATCAATTCCACCTGGGAGGAGAAGGGTAGAAATTGGAAAGAGAGAGAGACTGACTTGCTAAAACAATTAACCAATGTACAGGAGCAAAATAAGGCACTAGAGGCaaaaatatccaaaaaTATCGATATCGAAACCAATGGAGAAAAAGGAGAATACACGCAAAACAATCTGGAGGAAATGGCCACAAAGATTGCGGAATACAATTTAATAACACAGGAATTGGGATCTACGCAGGCTagaatttatcaattagagaagagaaatgaagaattgaGTGGGGCACTTGCAAAGGCAACTAGtgaagcagaaaaagagTCCGAGTTACATGCAAAGGAATTAAAATTGAACCAATTGGAGAGCGAGAATGCGTTGTTGAGCGCATCTTATGAACAAGAACGGAAGTTGACTTCTCACGCAATAAGTGAATTAAGAGGGCAACTAAATGGCATTATGGCCGAATCAGAGTCTTATAAATCGGAGCTGGAAACTGTCAGAAGAAAACTCAATAACTATTCTGACTACAACAAGATAAAGGAGGAGCTTTcagctttgaaaaaaattgaatttgGAGTGAATGAAGACAATTCTGACAGCGATATTGATCccgaaaataaaaatgataatacCATTGAAAGCTCTCTACTGTCTGCCAATAGAAAACTCCAGGCCTCTCTAGCAGAATACCGCTCAAAAAGTACTGCTCAAGAGGAAGAACGTGctcaattgaaaaaagccGTGGATCAGCTGAAACAGCAAATAACTACTCTTGAAGAGGCAAACGAGAAATTAGAAATGGATCTAGAAAAGGTAGAAAATGTTGATCCTCAGTTTAACGACGCTGTAAGTATGATGTCTGGTGCAACAAGACAAATAAACAATCGTACATTTCATAGACTTTCACCAACAAGCTCTATTGTTGGTATTCCTGAGGAAGGAGAACCAACTGGAAACCATTCCACGATTTTACCTATAGTTACCAAACAAAGGGATAGATTCCGTTCCAGGAATCTGGACTTGGAAAAGCAACTGAGACAAGGAAGCTCAGAAAAGGGTAAGCTCAAGCTAGAGATTTCGAAGCTAAAAGGCGATAACACGAAGCTTTACGAACGGATCAGGTATTTGCAAGCCTGCAATGGTAGTAATACTCCTGTCATCCCTAGACCGGAAAGCATTGACGTAGAATCACAATATTCCAGGGTGTACGAAGAATCTCTGCACCCAATTGCAAATTTTAGACAGAACGAATTGAACCAttacaagaacaaaaagtTATCTGCCTTAGAAAAGCtatttttgagtttttcaaaagttatTTTACAGAACAAGACGACAAGAATGGTGTTTCTATTCTATTGTATCGGTTTGCATGGGCTTGTTTTCATGATGAGCATGTATGTAATTAATCTCAGCGGCTACATGACGCCAGAAGTGGGTATAGTCCAATCGGCAAGGTCTTCTGCAAGCGCCAACGGAGGCTTGGGAACAGCAGGAAAATTGGCAGCAGGTGCTGATTCCGTTCCTGGAATAAATTGA